Below is a window of Desmonostoc muscorum LEGE 12446 DNA.
AAAAACTCCAACAAGGAGCAATACGCGTTCTCATGGCTTTGGAACCATCCTTCAGAGGCGATCTTACCGTTCGAGCTCCCCTATCTGAAGATGAAATTGGGACGATCGCCGATGGTTACAACACTACGATCCAAAGTTTGCGAGATTTAGTGCGACAAGTGCAGATTGCTGCTGGCAGGGTGAGTGAAAATTCCAGTAATAACACTACCTCAGTAGTAAAACTATCTGACCAAGCTCAACAGCAGGCAGAACGGCTCGAACACGCTCTGGAACAATTACAAATGATGGTAACTTCCACCCAGATAGTTGCTAGTGATGCCCAAAGAGTAGGACAGGCGGTTCAAGAAGCTAATAAAACCGTCCAAGCTGGCGATTCTCTGATGGAAAGAACCGTAGATGGCATTTTGGAGATTCGGGAAACCGTTTCCGAAACAGCGAAGAAGATTAAACGCCTCGGTGAAGCTTCTCAGAAAATCTCGAAAGTAGTGAGTTTGATTGAAAACTTTGCTACTCAAACTAATTTGCTGGCACTCAATGCGGCGATTGAGGCTACCCGTGCTGGAGAGTATGGCAAAGGCTTTGCGGTGGTTGCAGATGAAGTTCGTTCCCTGGCTTACCAGTCAGCTAGTGCCACCACAGAAATTGAGCGACTCGTGCAAGAAATTCAAGCTGGCACCAACGAAGTTACCGAAGCAATGGAAATAGGGATTAGCCAAGTTGTTCAAGGCTCGAACTTGATCGATGAGACTCGTCATTCCCTGAGTGCGATCGTGGCAGCCACCAACGAAATTGGTGGACTGGTGCAAGGAATTACTCAAGCAGTTTCCACTCAAAGTCAGCAATCTCAGATATTGACAGAAGCGATGATGGATGTTTCGGCGATCGCCCGCAAGACTTCAGAAAGTGCCATCCACATTTCCGAGTCTTTTGAGGAACTACGGATGACTTCACAACAACTGGAAACCAGCGTTAGCCAGTTCAAAGTTGACTAAGAATTTTAGATTTTAGATTTTAGATTTTAGATTATTTCGGTACTCCTCTGGAGAAGCAAGCTACATGCCCCGCCCCGTTTCAATTTACGATGTTTAGATTTTAGATTGAAGAATTTTTAATCCAAAATCCAAAATCTAAAATCCAAAATTCCTTGCCCCTTGTCGTCGAGGTCAATCCAAAATCCAAAATCTAAAATCCAAAATTGTTTGACTAATCTCGCAAAATGTGTTATGAACCCCGATCCCAGTAATCAAGAGCAGGCTTTTCTTGCGGAAGCGGCAGAGTTGTTGCAAACCATTGAGCAGAATCTGATCGGTTTACTTGATGAAAAAACAATAGAAAAAGTTCATGCCTTGATGCGAAGCGCCCATACTATCAAAGGGAGTGCTGCCAGTGTTGGGCAAGAAACTATTCAGACAATTGCCCATCATTTGGAAGATGTATTCCAAGCGTTATACGCTCCAGAATTGGAAATCGATCCAGAATTGGGTGCTTTGCTTCTAGATGCTTATGAGTGCCTGCGAACTCCATTGAGTGCAAGTTTGATGGGCTTATCCTGCAATGAGGCAGAAATACTCGATCGTACTGCCTCAATCTTCGCCCAACTCCAGCATAAACTAGGCGACTTTTTTGGTCGTGAGGCTCTGCTTCCCAGTTCGGAAGAACTTGGCTTTGATGTGGTAGAGTCAATCTTTTCCGGGAGTGTACTCCAGGATTTGCAACAACTTGAAGCTGACATCCAAAGCCAAGATCCGCAACAAATTCAAACAACACTCAACTCCCAAGCCGAATTTTTTGCTGAACTAGCAGCATCCTATGGCTTATCTGGATTGGAAGAAATTGCCCAGGCGACCCTAAACGCGCTCAAAGCACATCCAGACAAAGTATTGCAAATCGCTCAGGTGGCTTTAGAAAATTTTAAAGCAGCTCAAGCAGCGGTACTTGCAGGCGATCGCACTCAAGGGGGAGAGATATCTCCGCAATTGCGAGAATGGGCAGGACTAACTACTCCTGTCCCAGAACCGCTGGGGCAAACAGTTTCCATAGCTGCCCAACCCACAGAAACGACTACAACTGAGAATCAGCCATCCCCCCTCCTGGGTGCCAGCGAAGCGGAATCAATTTGGTCGTTTTTCCCGAAGCGGACTGATAACTCCGTAGCGAAAGCACCGGAGGTACTGGCACCTATTTCCCAGGATTCGGTAGTAGCCCCCTCTGCCATAGATCGGATTTTACAGTCAATCTGGATCGGAGATCCACAGATATGTTACCGATACTCAGACTCAGATCGCCCAGCCTCTCCACCACCACCAAGCCTCCTGGCTCAATCATCGGCATCACTTCCCAGTATCCGAGTAGCGATAGAACAGCTCGATCGCCTCAGCCATACAATTGGGGAATTGCTAATCAGCGAAAACCAACAAAACCTGCAATCTAACCACATCCACAAAGCAGCTCAAGACACTCTACTACAGTTTTTGCACTGTCAACAACAACTTAGTAAAGTTTTTACTTGGTCGGATCGACATCTGCTGCTTCCCGAACGCAAGCAGCGACACATGCATGTATCTCCACGAGTTATCTCTCCTACCGAGGCACAATCCAATTTTGATGCCTTAGAAATGGATAACTATAGCGAGTTGCACATTCTCCTGCAAAATCTTACAGAAGACATGGTGCAATTAGGAGAACGGATTGAGGCTGTTAATGGCTTAGTTCAGCAATCTCGCTTCAGTCTCGGAAAGCGCAAGCAACTGCTTTCAGGAGCGCAGGAAGATTTGCTGCAAGCCAGAATGGTTCCACTGGGAACAGTGTTGAATCGATTACCGCGCCTCCTGCAACAGATGGTAGCAACTTATCATAAGCCTGTTGAACTCAAGCTTAGCGGTACGAAGGTACTGGTGGATAAAGCCATTTCTGAGCAGCTGTACGATCCCTTGCTGCACATGATTCGCAATGCCTTCGATCACGGCATTGAACCAGTAGAAACCCGCCGCCAGCAGGGTAAACCAGAAACCGGAACAATTACAATTCAAGCCTATCATCAAGGCAATCGCACTACTATTGAGGTACGGGATGATGGTCGAGGCTTTAGCTGGGAATCCATTCGTCAGCGAGCTATAGAAAAACACCTGCTGACTCCCGAACAAGCCGCCTACGCCTCAGAAGACCAACTGGCAGACTTATTATTTGAACCAGGCTTTTCTACCGCCAAGCAGATTGGTGAGTTATCTGGCCGTGGTATCGGCTTAGATGTGGTTCGCACTCAATTGCAAGCTTTACAAGGTTCGATTGTGGTGCGATCGCTTTCAGGGCAGGGAACCACCTTTATCTTGCAATTGCCCCTGAGCTTAACAACGGCACGCTTGCTCGTTTGTCAATCTCAAGGTATTACTTATGGGTTGCTGTCTGAAGGAATTAGCCAGGTTTTATTACCGCAGCCAGAGCAAATTCAAGTCCAGCAATCTTTACACGGGCAAGGCAGCCAAAAATTCTGGCAGTGGGGAGAAGGGCAAAGTCAGCAACTAGTTCCCATCCGCACGCTTGCCAATTTGCTGGATTACAAATATCCTTTATTCACCCAAGACCACAATTTAAACCTAAGTCCTTTTCCAGTCAAACAACGGAACACCGTCGAACCTCTGTTGCTGTTGGAAACAGAGCATCAATACTTGTGTTTGCAAGTCGATCAGATTTTAGTCGAGCAGGAATTAGTAATTAAATCCCTCGGTAGAGTCCTGACTTTACCTAGTTACATCCAAGGCTACAGTGTGTTGGGAAATGGTAGTCTTACCCTAATCGTTGACCCGTTGGAGTTAGTTCGGCAAACCTGGGAGACAGATATGATGCCGACTTCCCCAGCATCAAGTCTTACAACTAAACTGTTGCCTGCGCCTGAGCCTGTTCTTACTCTAGAGGGGCAGCAATCCGAGCTAACTACGCAACCGCAGCAACAGCCGATGGAAGTCAATACAGCCGTTGCTCAACCTAACCGACTGATGGTGTTAGTGGTGGAAGATTCGGTTGTACAAAGGCAAAGTTTGGTGCAGACGCTCCAGAAAGCCCATTATCAAGTGTTGCAAGCAGGCGATGGTCGAGAGGCGATCGCACAAATACTGCAACACGGTGATGTTGATTTAGTGATTTGTGACATTGAAATGCCGCAGATGAATGGATTTGAGTTTTTAGAACACCGTCGCCAAGACGAGCGTTTGTCCGGGATTCCTGTGGTGATGCTGACTACCCGTAGCGGACAGAAGCACCGCCAATTAGCTTTAGCTCTAGGAGCGAAAGCTTACATGACCAAACCCTATTCAGAACAAAATTTCCTCACCGCGATCGCTGAACTAGTTAATACCCCTTAGCCCAATTCTCTAAAATAAGGCAACACATTCAAACCCCGAAAGCCATGCCATATCTAACTTTCTTAATTACGAATTACGAATTACGAATTACGAATTAGTATTTATGCTTAACACTCCCTTTCCGTTTAAGCGATTATCTGGCGCTGTGAGCGAGCGCGACTCATTACGAGTCGTTGTTTTTGCGATCGCAGACTATTTATTTGCCCTGCCAGTTGGTGCAGTTCTCAAGGTGATGGCTTGTCCCCCTATTAGCAGTACGGTTGAAAGTGGTATTGGGATGGTTGATTTGGGAGCACAAACCATTACGATTGTGGACTTGCGCCAGAAGTTCATTCCACAAGTACAAGACCAACAGGCGCATCAAGTTCTCTCTGCGGTTGACACTCCAGGGCGCTTCTTACTTCTGACTCAAACCCGGACTGGGGAAATTTGTGGCATTCCTGTGGACAAGCCCCCTGCCTTAATCGATATTCCTTTGGAAACAGTGCGTCCGGTGCCTTGGTCTTATCAGCAAGTGGCGGAGTTAAACTTTGTTAGCCACATGGCTGTTTTGTCTGTAGCACCAAACGAGGAACCACTCAAAGTACTTCTTCTAGGCATGAGCCAGATATTGGCTGATAAGTTGGGGTTGCCCGGAACAACCCCAACCTTGGCTCCTGGGCTGACATCAGGCGAACAACGTCAAAGATTTCTCCGTTTTCCCTTGGGGAATCAAGGAAGTGGATTGCTACCATTCCACTCATTACAGGACATTATTCATCTCGCTAGCCAAGAAATTTCCCCAGCCCCGGCCTTACCAAGTTGGATTTTAGGTTTCTATAATTGGCGAGGACAGATGCTGCGGCTGGTTGACTTGGAACATTTGCTTGGTTATGCGCCGCTTTTGAAGCGGCAGTCACCACCAGAAAAGCCAATGGTTCTGGTTCTCGAACTGCAAAATCAGGTAATCGGGTTTTTGGTGGCTCATGTCTACGATGTAGAGTGGCAGGATTTACAGCAAGCACAATCAGCACCAACCGACTTTTCCCCAAACAAACTGCTAAATTTTGTTCGAGGTATTCTACCAGGCGATCGCTGGATTTTAGACACCAGAGCCATCGCCCAAACATTGCAATGGCAAACCCACTGATAAGAGGCAGGGGGCAGGGG
It encodes the following:
- a CDS encoding hybrid sensor histidine kinase/response regulator translates to MNPDPSNQEQAFLAEAAELLQTIEQNLIGLLDEKTIEKVHALMRSAHTIKGSAASVGQETIQTIAHHLEDVFQALYAPELEIDPELGALLLDAYECLRTPLSASLMGLSCNEAEILDRTASIFAQLQHKLGDFFGREALLPSSEELGFDVVESIFSGSVLQDLQQLEADIQSQDPQQIQTTLNSQAEFFAELAASYGLSGLEEIAQATLNALKAHPDKVLQIAQVALENFKAAQAAVLAGDRTQGGEISPQLREWAGLTTPVPEPLGQTVSIAAQPTETTTTENQPSPLLGASEAESIWSFFPKRTDNSVAKAPEVLAPISQDSVVAPSAIDRILQSIWIGDPQICYRYSDSDRPASPPPPSLLAQSSASLPSIRVAIEQLDRLSHTIGELLISENQQNLQSNHIHKAAQDTLLQFLHCQQQLSKVFTWSDRHLLLPERKQRHMHVSPRVISPTEAQSNFDALEMDNYSELHILLQNLTEDMVQLGERIEAVNGLVQQSRFSLGKRKQLLSGAQEDLLQARMVPLGTVLNRLPRLLQQMVATYHKPVELKLSGTKVLVDKAISEQLYDPLLHMIRNAFDHGIEPVETRRQQGKPETGTITIQAYHQGNRTTIEVRDDGRGFSWESIRQRAIEKHLLTPEQAAYASEDQLADLLFEPGFSTAKQIGELSGRGIGLDVVRTQLQALQGSIVVRSLSGQGTTFILQLPLSLTTARLLVCQSQGITYGLLSEGISQVLLPQPEQIQVQQSLHGQGSQKFWQWGEGQSQQLVPIRTLANLLDYKYPLFTQDHNLNLSPFPVKQRNTVEPLLLLETEHQYLCLQVDQILVEQELVIKSLGRVLTLPSYIQGYSVLGNGSLTLIVDPLELVRQTWETDMMPTSPASSLTTKLLPAPEPVLTLEGQQSELTTQPQQQPMEVNTAVAQPNRLMVLVVEDSVVQRQSLVQTLQKAHYQVLQAGDGREAIAQILQHGDVDLVICDIEMPQMNGFEFLEHRRQDERLSGIPVVMLTTRSGQKHRQLALALGAKAYMTKPYSEQNFLTAIAELVNTP
- a CDS encoding chemotaxis protein CheW, giving the protein MLNTPFPFKRLSGAVSERDSLRVVVFAIADYLFALPVGAVLKVMACPPISSTVESGIGMVDLGAQTITIVDLRQKFIPQVQDQQAHQVLSAVDTPGRFLLLTQTRTGEICGIPVDKPPALIDIPLETVRPVPWSYQQVAELNFVSHMAVLSVAPNEEPLKVLLLGMSQILADKLGLPGTTPTLAPGLTSGEQRQRFLRFPLGNQGSGLLPFHSLQDIIHLASQEISPAPALPSWILGFYNWRGQMLRLVDLEHLLGYAPLLKRQSPPEKPMVLVLELQNQVIGFLVAHVYDVEWQDLQQAQSAPTDFSPNKLLNFVRGILPGDRWILDTRAIAQTLQWQTH